The following coding sequences lie in one Bacteroidota bacterium genomic window:
- a CDS encoding TonB-dependent receptor produces MKNCKRIYGLILLTVLLTTGTAADLFAQRIVRGTVTAGQMGETLPGVNIVVKGTTRGTTTDIDGKYSIELLAGDRFLIFSYTGYETQEVDVSGRTEVNVVMKEATTMLDEFVVIGYGVVRKSDLTGAVSSVKSDDIRKITASNPTQALQGKVAGVQVTTTSGAPGAGLAVRIRGVSNFGNTSPIFVVDGVILDDISFLNAADIQSMEVLKDASATAIYGSRGANGVILITTNRGAAKASGKPQVSLSTEFSLQRLAKKIDLLNGREFAIISNEIKPGSFNNVDAVPNTDWQSLIFRTAPMHNHQLAISSGNDKITSYIGLGLYQQDGIIPKSYFKRLSLKLNNSYKVTDALTLGNNLTLSPYQQRNAPNVTYAVYRAQPVLKPYYDDGSFGVVYNVGNPLADLENSNSYNTGVRAVGNIYADLNVRKDFFFRTSFGVDGGFNKSLSFTPAYTVYNPDGTASQQDNPFSNLFKGQNESLTWLWENTLTWLKTYDKHSFNAVAGYTMQRSRSEFFGLAGRNIMRDSRDFWYIMPPYILDETNNINMLQSIFNGVDANLFYSMISYLGRVNYTYDNRFIGTVTFRRDGSSKFAPGNRYANFPSLALGWNLGNEKFMQKYDLISMLKVRASWGIIGNEKITYYDRFSRVNSGLFAVFSNPDAAYPAATYGKTGNPDLKWESTTQTNIGVEAGVFNNKLTGEFDFYNRVTDDILVELSTPGHLGNGMGQRVRYNAAKVLNRGFEFNLRWRETLSKDLSYSVGLLGTTIHNEVLTIGGNSGIDSTLIGGYLANGQAVTLSRVGLPVGAFYGYLTNGIFQNQAELDAYPHMSLAGVGDLRFVDVNNDGRINGLDRTYIGSPIPKFIFGFNVEVNFKSWDFSFDLQGQYGNKIFNGKDVVRPDPYNFEKYVFDRWRGEGTSNKVPKPSFGGYNYFPSDFFVLDGAYIRLRNLSVGYTLPDNLTRQLQLENVRAYVKANNLYTLTKYTGYTPEIGGFDVLSNGIDNGIYPIAAVVSLGLNINF; encoded by the coding sequence ATGAAAAATTGCAAACGAATTTATGGTCTCATCCTGCTGACAGTGCTGCTGACTACCGGCACGGCTGCTGACCTTTTTGCCCAGCGCATTGTGCGTGGTACGGTAACGGCCGGACAAATGGGCGAGACGCTGCCTGGTGTAAATATTGTTGTTAAAGGAACGACCCGTGGCACAACCACCGACATCGATGGCAAATATTCCATTGAGCTGCTGGCGGGCGACCGTTTTCTGATTTTCTCCTACACCGGATACGAGACGCAGGAGGTGGATGTGAGCGGACGCACCGAGGTGAATGTGGTCATGAAGGAGGCCACCACCATGCTCGATGAGTTTGTGGTTATCGGATATGGTGTGGTGCGCAAAAGCGACCTTACCGGCGCAGTGAGTTCAGTGAAATCGGACGACATACGGAAAATCACAGCCAGCAATCCTACCCAGGCCCTGCAAGGCAAGGTGGCCGGCGTACAGGTTACCACCACGAGCGGAGCGCCCGGTGCAGGGCTGGCGGTGCGCATCCGCGGGGTGAGCAACTTCGGGAATACCTCACCGATTTTTGTGGTCGACGGGGTAATTCTGGATGATATTTCCTTCCTCAATGCAGCAGATATCCAATCCATGGAGGTGCTCAAAGATGCCTCTGCCACAGCTATTTACGGTTCGCGTGGAGCCAATGGGGTGATTCTGATCACCACCAACCGTGGCGCTGCAAAAGCCTCCGGCAAGCCACAGGTGAGTCTTTCGACGGAATTCAGCCTGCAGCGTCTGGCAAAAAAGATTGACCTGCTCAACGGCCGGGAGTTTGCCATCATCAGCAACGAAATCAAACCCGGCTCTTTTAATAATGTGGACGCCGTACCCAACACCGACTGGCAAAGCCTGATTTTCCGCACCGCACCCATGCACAACCACCAGCTGGCCATTTCGTCGGGCAACGACAAAATCACTTCCTACATAGGTCTTGGTTTATATCAGCAGGACGGGATCATTCCAAAGAGCTATTTCAAGCGACTTTCGCTCAAGCTGAACAACAGCTACAAGGTGACTGACGCCCTGACCCTGGGCAATAACCTAACCCTTTCGCCATACCAGCAGCGTAACGCACCCAACGTCACCTATGCAGTTTACCGCGCCCAGCCCGTGCTCAAACCCTATTACGACGACGGCTCGTTTGGCGTGGTTTACAATGTGGGCAATCCGCTGGCCGACCTGGAGAATTCCAATAGCTACAACACAGGTGTCAGGGCAGTGGGTAACATCTATGCTGACCTGAATGTGCGCAAGGATTTCTTTTTCCGCACCAGCTTTGGCGTGGACGGTGGTTTCAACAAGTCGCTGAGCTTCACACCGGCTTACACAGTTTATAACCCGGATGGTACGGCTTCGCAGCAGGACAATCCTTTCAGCAACCTGTTCAAGGGACAGAACGAAAGCCTGACATGGCTGTGGGAAAATACCCTGACCTGGCTGAAGACCTACGACAAGCATAGTTTCAATGCGGTGGCCGGCTACACCATGCAACGCTCGCGTTCCGAGTTTTTTGGCCTGGCAGGAAGAAACATCATGCGCGACAGCCGCGACTTCTGGTACATTATGCCACCCTACATTCTCGACGAGACCAACAACATCAACATGCTGCAGAGCATCTTCAACGGGGTGGATGCCAATCTGTTCTACAGCATGATATCCTATCTCGGACGCGTGAATTACACCTACGACAACCGTTTTATCGGCACCGTGACTTTCAGGCGCGACGGTTCGAGCAAGTTTGCCCCCGGCAACAGGTATGCCAACTTCCCCTCCCTGGCGCTGGGCTGGAACCTGGGCAATGAAAAGTTTATGCAGAAATACGACCTCATCAGTATGCTCAAAGTCAGGGCCAGCTGGGGGATCATCGGCAACGAAAAAATTACCTATTACGACCGCTTCTCGAGGGTTAACTCAGGGCTTTTTGCTGTGTTCTCCAATCCCGATGCCGCCTATCCTGCCGCAACCTATGGCAAGACAGGCAATCCTGACCTGAAATGGGAAAGCACCACACAGACCAACATTGGCGTTGAGGCTGGTGTGTTCAACAACAAACTGACCGGAGAGTTCGACTTCTATAACAGGGTAACCGACGACATTCTGGTCGAATTGTCCACCCCCGGCCACCTGGGCAACGGTATGGGTCAGCGTGTGCGCTACAATGCTGCCAAGGTGCTCAACCGCGGTTTCGAGTTCAACCTGCGCTGGCGCGAAACACTCAGCAAAGACCTGAGCTATTCGGTTGGGCTCCTGGGAACCACCATCCACAACGAGGTGCTCACCATCGGCGGCAACAGTGGCATCGACTCTACCCTCATTGGTGGTTATCTGGCTAACGGACAGGCAGTTACCCTTAGCAGGGTAGGCCTTCCGGTGGGTGCATTCTACGGCTACCTCACCAATGGTATTTTCCAGAATCAGGCTGAGCTCGATGCTTATCCCCATATGTCGCTGGCCGGCGTGGGCGACCTTCGCTTCGTGGATGTGAACAACGATGGCCGCATCAACGGACTCGACCGTACCTACATCGGCTCACCCATTCCGAAATTCATTTTCGGGTTCAATGTGGAGGTCAACTTCAAATCGTGGGACTTTTCGTTTGACCTGCAAGGGCAGTATGGCAACAAGATATTCAATGGCAAAGACGTGGTGCGTCCCGATCCCTACAATTTCGAGAAATATGTGTTCGACCGCTGGCGTGGCGAAGGCACGAGCAACAAGGTGCCAAAACCCTCGTTTGGAGGCTACAACTATTTCCCCTCGGATTTCTTTGTGCTCGATGGCGCTTACATCAGGCTGCGCAACCTGAGCGTAGGCTACACCCTGCCCGACAATCTGACCCGCCAGCTTCAGCTCGAAAATGTCCGCGCCTACGTCAAGGCCAACAACCTGTACACCCTGACCAAATACACCGGTTACACCCCTGAGATAGGTGGTTTCGATGTGCTCTCGAATGGGATCGACAATGGGATTTATCCCATCGCAGCCGTTGTTTCGCTGGGTCTTAACATCAACTTCTAA